In Juglans regia cultivar Chandler chromosome 5, Walnut 2.0, whole genome shotgun sequence, the following are encoded in one genomic region:
- the LOC109011788 gene encoding protein HIRA isoform X2, producing the protein MSSGICTAVLRGHSSLVKGVAWDPIGSFIASQSDDKTVIIWRTSDWSLAHRTDGHWAKSLGSTFFRRLGWSPCGHFITTTHGFQKPRHSAPVLERGEWSATFDFLGHNAPVIVVKFNHSMFRRNSTNAQEVKSAPVGWSNGASKTGGKEPQPYNVIAIGSQDRTITVWTTASPRPLFVAKHFFAQSVVDLSWSPDGYSLFACSLDGSVATFHFEVKELGHRLSDTELDELKKNRYGDVRGRQANLAESPAQLLLEAASSKQNPRKKVANIHQKQTLIKSSLDAGVATKSEPQADEGKKTSGTASDGLNKVTSGRISSPVKQREYRRPDGRKRIIPEAVGLPIQQENISGGAQAQALDFPLMSSDHGKDDNGVVHTGVGFKESSVRGTVGRSSDVKERSGVTARASIAESLIIEKVPISTARDGSINVEESGAAKASTSLPGSSNSLSIRVFDKKEGEDALPICLEARPKEHAANDIVVVGNTLMMRETEIVCTRGSETLWCDRIAGKVTVLVGNANFWAVGCEDGCIQVYTKCGRRAMPTMMMGSAATFIDCDECWKLLLVTRKGLLYVWDLYNRNCLLHDSLASLVALNPNASSKDAGTIKVISAKLSRSGSPLVVLATRHAFLFDMSLMCWLRIVDDCFPASNFASSWNLGSVQSGELAALQVDVRKYMARKPGWSRMTDDGVQTRAHLEAQLESALALKSPHEYRQCLLSYIRILAREADESRLREVCESYLGPPTGMAEAAFSDSKNPAWDPFVLGMRKHKLLREDILPAMASNRKVQRLLNEFMDLLSEYESAETNFDQKNPAPPTSSPMATDQGDSAVPAAADQMDSAPTMTDHMDSGPAAIDQQDSTEPKKDQANSAPPVIDQVNSDSPVTDQVNLPSQAKDSGS; encoded by the exons ATGAGCAGTGGCATTTGCACTGCTGTTCTTAGGGGTCATTCTAGCCTGGTCAAAGGAGTTGCTTGGGATCCCATTGGCTCATTCATAGCTAGTCAGTCAGATGATAAGACTGTCATTATTTGGCGAACAAGTGATTGGAGCCTTGCTCACAGGACGGATGGTCACTGGGCTAAGTCG CTTGGATCTACGTTTTTCAGGCGGCTTGGATGGTCCCCTTGTGGCCATTTTATTACTACCACTCATGGTTTCCAGAAGCCAAGGCATTCTGCACCTGTTCTAGAGAGAGGGGAATGGTCTGCCACGTTTGACTTCTTAGGACATAATGCCCCAGTTATTGTGGTGAAGTTTAATCATTCCATGTTCAGAAGGAATTCCACCAATGCTCAGGAAGTGAAATCTGCACCTGTTGGGTGGAGTAATGGGGCTTCAAAGACTGGAGGCAAAGAACCGCAACCATATAATGTTATTGCAATTGGGAGTCAGGACCGTACTATAACTGTATGGACAACTGCAAGTCCTCGTCCTCTCTTTGTGGCCAAGCATTTCTTTGCTCAGAGTGTTGTCGATTTATCTTG GAGTCCTGATGGATATTCACTGTTTGCCTGCTCTTTGGATGGGTCGGTGGCTACTTTCCATTTTGAGGTGAAAGAACTTGGTCACAGACTAAGTGATACTGAACTGGATGAGTTAAAAAAGAATCGTTATGGTGACGTGAGAGGTCGACAAGCAAACTTAGCAGAAAGCCCAGCGCAGTTATTGCTTGAAGCAGCTTCATCTAAACAAAACCCAAGGAAAAAAGTTGCTAATATTCATCAAAAGCAGACCCTCATAAAATCTTCACTTGATGCGGGGGTTGCAACAAAGAGTGAGCCTCAAGCTGATGAGGGGAAGAAGACTAGTGGAACGGCTAGTGATGGTTTAAATAAAGTGACTTCTGGCCGAATTTCTAGTCCTGTAAAACAAAGAGAATATAGGCGCCCTGATGGCCGAAAGAGGATCATTCCTGAAGCAGTTGGTCTGCCTATTCAGCAGGAGAATATCTCTGGTGGGGCTCAGGCCCAGGCACTCGACTTTCCTCTTATGTCATCTGATCATGGAAAGGATGATAATGGTGTGGTACACACTGGGGTGGGCTTTAAAGAAAGTTCTGTCAGGGGAACAGTAGGCAGAAGCTCGGATGTAAAGGAACGTTCTGGGGTCACTGCTAGGGCTTCAATTGCTGAGAGCCTAATTATTGAGAAAGTTCCAATCTCCACAGCCAGAGATGGAAGCATCAATGTGGAGGAGTCGGGGGCTGCCAAGGCTTCTACTTCTTTGCCTGGTTCTAGTAATTCTCTTTCTATCAGGGTGTTTGAtaagaaagaaggagaagatgCATTACCAATTTGCTTGGAAGCTCGGCCTAAAGAACATGCTGCAAATGATATTGTTGTGGTGGGCAATACATTAATGATGAGAGAAACAGAAATTGTATGCACAAGGGGGTCTGAAACACTTTGGTGTGATAGGATTGCAGGGAAAGTCACTGTTTTGGTTGGAAATGCAAACTTCTGGGCAGTTGGATGTGAAGATGGATGCATACAA GTTTACACAAAGTGTGGAAGGCGAGCTATGCCGACCATGATGATGGGATCAGCAGCAACATTTATAGATTGTGATGAGTGCTGGAAGTTGTTGCTAGTCACAAGGAAAGGATTGTTGTATGTTTGGGATCTATACAACCGGAACTGTCTCCTTCATGACTCACTGGCATCTCTTGTTGCCTTGAACCCAAACGCATCATCAAAAGATGCAG GCACAATCAAAGTTATATCTGCAAAGCTATCAAGATCTGGTTCTCCTCTGGTGGTTCTGGCCACTCGCCATGCCTTCCTCTTTGATATGAGTCTCATGTGTTGGCTAAGGATTGTAGATGATTGCTTCCCCGCTTCAAACTTTGCTAGCTCCTGGAATTTGGGTTCAGTTCAGAGTGGCGAGCTGGCTGCATTGCAGGTTGATGTTAGGAAGTATATGGCAAGAAAGCCTGGTTGGAGCAG AATGACTGATGATGGAGTGCAGACACGTGCTCATTTGGAAGCACAGTTGGAATCCGCTTTGGCTTTGAAGTCCCCTCATGAATATCGCCAGTGCCTCCTGTCATACATACGCATTCTTGCGAG AGAAGCAGATGAGTCTCGTTTAAGAGAGGTCTGTGAGAGTTATCTTGGACCTCCGACTGGGATGGCTGAAGCTGCATTTTCAGATTCAAAGAACCCGGCATGGGATCCTTTTGTGCTT GGAATGAGAAAACACAAACTTTTAAGGGAAGATATTCTTCCAGCAATGGCATCAAACAGAAAAGTCCAGAGATTGCTTAATGAGTTTATGGATCTCCTATCCGAATATGAGAGTGCCGAAACTAATTTTGACCAAAAAAATCCCGCTCCACCAACATCATCTCCGATGGCGACTGACCAAGGGGACTCTGCTGTACCAGCAGCAGCAGATCAAATGGACTCCGCTCCCACAATGACGGACCATATGGATTCTGGCCCTGCAGCTATTGATCAACAGGACTCGACTGAGCCGAAAAAAGATCAAGCAAACTCTGCTCCACCAGTAATAGATCAAGTTAATTCAGATTCGCCAGTGACAGATCAAGTTAATCTGCCCTCACAAGCTAAAGATTCGGGTTCTTGA